In Carcharodon carcharias isolate sCarCar2 chromosome 31, sCarCar2.pri, whole genome shotgun sequence, a genomic segment contains:
- the LOC121271785 gene encoding dynein assembly factor 3, axonemal-like, with protein sequence MTACGTGEGFGAVTWWGFSPAMDFQGKGLTASMKALSSKDDNVPELNILMVGAGDSRHLLTTISRVHRWPRRKINFYIVENNLELIGRHLLFLTVALEPPGQMGLQEKSEFLLELFGNSLIRSQTAAYLQDKANLFIQYVTDLDFLHKKLPMIDMSGLKFKERDQLEAIFKFWRNPDQKVFQISRMWDLRNRQYLGNRYDSKQGVYDWDLHMKLYDRGARVINNRQYYQWRDKGLAFEVREGLYDVPNKSLASGLLLNYKGEKVPTRGYWGDIVTSPYIAFGIETEEQSLLKTANGAHIKTAQDISQYNITALLHELVAKERYALLQPMEQATLSEITEEEESEMENYSSNIKDKSTLANQQPAIVLEEGMVKQNNEVDNTGSSGGNGTAEYDYLPLPDVKIHFLPVNCVTELRKKSIYSNRFNVIYFSCGMIHQLIPELKQITAPQATLIVELTKFMLDLRKELITKFANRATEMAKEAGFVPFGNVDDEKDSFARFELKSGP encoded by the exons GTTTAACTGCTTCAATGAAGGCTCTGAGCTCAAAAGATGATAATGTTCCTGAACTGAATATTCTCATGGTTGGTGCTGGTGATAGCCGACATCTCTTAACAACTATCTCCCGGGTTCACCGCTGGCCACGGAGAAAGATTAAT TTCTACATTGTGGAGAATAACTTGGAGTTGATAGGCCGACATCTTCTTTTTCTCACTGTTGCTTTAGAACCTCCAGGACAGATGGGTTTACAAG AAAAGAGTGAATTCCTGCTTGAGTTGTTTGGTAATAGTCTGATACGGAGTCAGACTGCAGCCTACCTGCAGGACAAGGCTAACCTTTTCATTCAATACGTAACAGACCTTGATTTTCTTCATAAGAAACTGCCAATGATTGACATGTCGGGCCTGAAG tttaaagagagagatcagttgGAAGCAATTTTTAAATTCTGGAGGAATCCTGATCAAAAGGTTTTTCAGATCAGTCGGATGTGGGATTTACGAAACAGACAATACTTGGGCAACCGATACGACTCTAAGCAAGGAGTCTACGACTGGGACTTACATATGAAATTGTATGATCGAGGG GCTCGTGTAATAAACAATCGACAATACTATCAGTGGAGAGATAAAGGCTTGGCATTTGAGGTTCGTGAGGGGTTGTATGATGTTCCGAACAAATCGCTGGCTTCTGGGCTGCTTTTGAATTAC AAAGGGGAGAAGGTTCCTACCCGTGGTTACTGGGGAGATATTGTCACAAGCCCATACATTGCTTTTGGAATTGAAACTGAGGAACAATCTTTGCTGAAGACAGCAAATGGCGCCCATATAAAG ACAGCACAGGATATCTCTCAGTATAACATAACAGCCTTGCTCCATGAGCTGGTTGCTAAGGAGAGATATGCACTGTTGCAACCAATGGAACAGGCCACCTTGAGTGAGATTACAGAAGAAGAGGAAAGCGAGATGGAAAATTACTCTTCTAACATAAAGGATAAATCGACGCTTGCAAATCAGCAGCCAGCGATTGTGTTAGAGGAAGGAATGGTGAAGCAAAACAATGAGGTGGATAACACAGGGTCCAGTGGAGGGAACGGTACTGCTGAATATG ATTACCTCCCCCTGCCTGATGTGAAGATTCATTTCCTACCAGTAAACTGTGTAACAGAGCTTCGTAAAAAGAGCATTTACAGTAATCGATTTAATGTGATCTACTTTTCCTGCGG TATGATTCACCAGCTAATACCAGAATTGAAGCAGATCACTGCACCACAAGCAACTCTAATTGTGGAATTAACAAA aTTTATGCTAGATCTGCGGAAGGAACTGATAACCAAGTTTGCCAACCGTGCAACCGAAATGGCTAAGGAGGCAGGCTTTGTACCTTTTGGGAATGTGGATGACGAGAAGGACTCATTTGCACGATTTGAACTGAAGAGTGGACCATAA